The following proteins are co-located in the Micromonospora viridifaciens genome:
- a CDS encoding ATP-grasp domain-containing protein, producing the protein MVTAALDELGLPFTTLHQRRFADAMLDLEIVDGQVRGQMLIDGRIIDCADVSGIYTRLMDWRVLPELAAATGSVLRHCQRWHEVLTSWIEIAPGCVMNRAAATASNQSKPYQAQLIRRAGFRVPETLVTNDPELVRHFRAVHGQVVYKSISGTRSIVRMLDDRALRRLPLVRWCPVQFQRYVTGTNVRVHAVAGQLFATRIETDRVDYRYAGQDGGSVRLTPDVLSDGLSERCLALVDQLGLELAGIDLLLADDGETYCFEVNPSPAYSFYEHLTGQPIARAIALSLGGRRHGGEAGLDAATGLCGRGLDGVEHQPA; encoded by the coding sequence ATGGTCACCGCGGCGCTCGACGAACTCGGCCTGCCCTTTACCACGCTGCATCAGCGGCGCTTCGCGGACGCCATGCTCGACCTCGAGATCGTCGACGGTCAGGTACGCGGCCAGATGCTGATTGACGGGCGGATCATCGACTGCGCCGATGTCAGTGGCATCTACACCAGACTGATGGATTGGCGGGTGTTGCCTGAGCTGGCCGCTGCAACCGGCTCAGTGCTGCGGCACTGTCAGCGGTGGCACGAGGTGCTCACAAGCTGGATCGAGATCGCCCCGGGGTGCGTGATGAACCGCGCCGCCGCGACGGCCTCGAACCAGTCCAAGCCCTACCAGGCGCAGCTCATCCGCCGGGCGGGGTTCAGGGTGCCGGAGACTCTGGTCACCAATGATCCCGAGCTGGTACGGCACTTCCGCGCCGTCCATGGCCAGGTCGTCTACAAGTCGATCAGCGGGACCCGCTCGATCGTCCGCATGCTCGACGACCGGGCGCTGCGCCGCCTCCCGCTCGTCCGCTGGTGCCCGGTGCAGTTCCAGCGCTACGTCACCGGCACGAACGTGCGAGTGCACGCCGTGGCTGGCCAGCTGTTCGCCACGCGCATCGAGACGGACCGGGTCGACTACCGCTACGCCGGGCAGGACGGCGGGAGCGTCCGACTCACCCCGGACGTCCTGTCCGACGGGTTGTCGGAGCGTTGCCTGGCGCTCGTCGACCAACTGGGCCTGGAGCTCGCGGGCATCGACCTGCTGCTCGCCGATGACGGTGAGACGTACTGCTTCGAGGTGAATCCCAGTCCCGCTTACAGCTTCTACGAACACCTGACAGGTCAGCCGATCGCGCGGGCCATCGCGCTGAGCTTGGGCGGTAGACGGCATGGTGGGGAGGCCGGGTTGGATGCGGCGACCGGGCTATGCGGTCGGGGGCTCGACGGTGTCGAACACCAACCCGCTTGA
- a CDS encoding S8 family peptidase: MAVLRGQPELIVVARSDAALRATARGLMSLAGADTTPLNDICARYGGTLAPLFGLNEDRLLRAAPDRPAFTAGPQLALYYRVDAPPERLPQLADELRGQPLVAAAYVKPPAEPPRLIDPPARAEEPPAATPDFVSRQSYLGPAPEGVDARRAWERSGGRGAGVRIIDVEGAWQLTHEDLTQNQGGVVGGTPFPDVDWRNHGTAVMGVIGGDDNGIGITGICPDANVSAISFNGLGTAQAIVAAANRLQPGDIILIELHRAGPRHNFETRDDQDGYIAIEWWPDDFDAIQFATRVRQVVVVEAAGNGSQDLYDPLYDARPAEFPENWINPFRRGDADSGAVLVGAGAPPPGTHGEDHGPDRSRLSFSNFGPVDAQGWGRAVTTCGYGDLQGGNNEDLWYTNSFSGTSSASPIIVGTLACVQGRRRAVNLPVLTSRGARDLLRRTGSFQQDAPGRPSTQRIGSRPDLRALMDDIESEATKLLKDAKDKESTKETHEKPKERSKEYKDKDKEVKDFEKDPHRELMKVPVELGHGGIGPGEGVVHVAARLAGLEQTVARLVHFIDPSLRPDLSVSALRNEEQPDRDDNVRALSARLRRNAEEAKAAKDGKDLEKPSER; the protein is encoded by the coding sequence GTGGCCGTACTCAGGGGACAGCCTGAGCTGATCGTCGTGGCGCGGTCAGACGCCGCCCTACGTGCGACCGCACGCGGGCTCATGTCACTCGCGGGCGCGGACACGACCCCACTCAACGACATCTGCGCACGGTACGGCGGAACGCTTGCGCCACTCTTCGGGCTGAACGAGGACCGGTTGCTACGTGCCGCACCCGATCGCCCCGCCTTCACCGCCGGCCCGCAGCTCGCGCTCTACTACCGCGTCGACGCTCCACCGGAGCGGCTGCCGCAGCTCGCTGACGAGCTGCGCGGGCAGCCCCTGGTGGCGGCGGCCTACGTGAAGCCGCCGGCCGAGCCCCCGCGACTCATCGATCCTCCCGCCCGCGCGGAGGAACCGCCCGCCGCCACGCCCGACTTCGTCAGCCGGCAGAGCTACCTGGGTCCTGCCCCGGAAGGCGTCGACGCGCGACGGGCCTGGGAGCGAAGCGGCGGACGAGGCGCTGGCGTCCGCATCATCGACGTGGAAGGGGCATGGCAACTGACTCATGAGGACCTCACCCAGAACCAGGGTGGCGTCGTCGGCGGCACCCCGTTCCCCGACGTGGACTGGCGCAATCACGGCACCGCGGTCATGGGCGTGATCGGGGGAGACGACAACGGCATCGGCATCACCGGGATCTGTCCCGATGCCAACGTGAGCGCCATCTCGTTCAACGGCCTGGGCACGGCACAGGCCATCGTCGCTGCGGCGAACCGGCTCCAGCCCGGCGACATCATCCTGATCGAGTTGCACCGGGCGGGACCGCGCCACAACTTCGAAACGCGTGACGATCAGGACGGCTACATCGCCATCGAGTGGTGGCCGGACGATTTCGACGCGATTCAGTTCGCCACCAGAGTACGACAGGTTGTCGTCGTCGAGGCGGCCGGCAACGGTTCCCAGGATCTCTACGACCCGCTCTACGACGCACGCCCCGCCGAGTTTCCCGAAAACTGGATCAACCCTTTCAGGCGCGGCGACGCTGACTCCGGAGCTGTTCTGGTCGGTGCCGGCGCTCCCCCGCCCGGCACCCATGGCGAGGATCACGGCCCTGATCGCTCTCGGCTCTCGTTCTCCAACTTCGGCCCCGTCGATGCCCAAGGCTGGGGCCGCGCGGTGACGACGTGCGGTTACGGAGATCTGCAGGGCGGTAACAACGAGGACCTGTGGTACACGAACAGCTTCTCCGGCACATCGAGTGCCTCACCGATCATCGTCGGCACGCTCGCCTGCGTGCAGGGAAGAAGACGGGCGGTCAATCTGCCGGTGTTGACCTCACGCGGGGCTCGCGACCTGTTGCGCCGCACCGGCTCGTTCCAGCAGGACGCCCCCGGGCGCCCGAGCACCCAACGCATCGGAAGCCGCCCTGATCTGCGAGCTCTGATGGACGACATCGAGTCAGAGGCCACCAAACTGTTGAAGGACGCCAAGGACAAGGAGAGCACGAAGGAGACCCATGAGAAACCGAAGGAGCGCAGTAAGGAGTACAAGGACAAGGACAAGGAGGTGAAGGACTTCGAGAAGGACCCGCACCGGGAGTTGATGAAAGTTCCGGTGGAGTTGGGACATGGCGGCATCGGCCCGGGCGAGGGCGTGGTTCACGTCGCCGCTCGCCTGGCCGGGCTTGAGCAGACGGTCGCCCGACTCGTTCACTTCATCGATCCCAGCCTCCGCCCGGATCTGTCGGTGAGCGCGCTGAGGAACGAGGAGCAGCCGGACCGGGACGACAATGTGCGAGCGCTTTCCGCCCGGCTTCGTCGCAACGCCGAGGAGGCCAAGGCCGCCAAGGACGGCAAGGACCTCGAAAAGCCGAGCGAGCGGTAG
- a CDS encoding peptidoglycan-binding domain-containing protein, translating into MKARQEMPTQCFVPSESGVRRRVSSAFGHIVEWFVKQEYCLAKGGCSEFSLGGNGTDFFDENSTTTRCRFLAAYLATHNPLLDEGFISSTCEIRKRPVDPDDDENERFAVPDIISHEPGVRMEFYELKANSAAGKAAGRVKIDAFQAMVDFLRQTDPGIKYERGTLFDPDRSILIWDGTWLGSPVKAHLHFFREEEGLLVYEICVTISGQLIAEVFLKAIIKLAVLAVILLLAPAAAGGVAVLAWNSPLTDSAGPDGANDTQDVRYLQALLNDWANQVGRTPVDVDGVLAGPTIDALAAFQSASGLDDTGGNVSPGDVTVASLERAHLEHAAASVTFSEMQEIGMDGMVEVVFADDPDGFDPEADVEPDLLVALNNEAQQYLQDLHDSV; encoded by the coding sequence ATGAAAGCGAGACAAGAAATGCCGACACAATGTTTCGTTCCGAGCGAGTCGGGCGTCCGCCGCAGGGTCTCCAGTGCCTTCGGCCACATTGTTGAATGGTTCGTCAAGCAGGAATACTGCCTGGCGAAGGGTGGTTGCAGCGAATTCTCCCTGGGCGGTAACGGAACCGACTTCTTTGACGAGAACTCGACCACGACGAGATGCCGCTTCTTGGCGGCCTACCTCGCTACCCACAATCCCCTGCTGGATGAGGGTTTCATCTCCAGCACCTGCGAGATCCGCAAGCGTCCGGTTGATCCTGACGACGACGAGAACGAACGCTTCGCAGTCCCGGACATCATCAGCCATGAGCCGGGTGTGCGGATGGAGTTTTACGAGCTCAAGGCGAACTCCGCGGCAGGAAAGGCTGCCGGCAGAGTGAAAATCGACGCCTTCCAGGCCATGGTCGACTTCCTACGGCAGACCGACCCGGGCATAAAATATGAACGGGGCACCCTGTTCGACCCTGACCGGTCAATCCTGATCTGGGACGGGACCTGGTTGGGCAGCCCGGTCAAGGCCCACCTCCACTTCTTTCGTGAAGAAGAGGGCCTCCTTGTCTACGAGATTTGTGTGACGATCTCCGGCCAACTGATCGCCGAGGTTTTCCTCAAGGCGATCATCAAGTTGGCGGTCCTCGCCGTGATCCTGCTCCTGGCCCCGGCCGCTGCCGGAGGAGTGGCCGTGCTGGCCTGGAATTCACCGTTGACCGATTCGGCCGGGCCCGACGGGGCGAACGACACCCAGGACGTCCGATACCTTCAAGCACTGCTCAACGACTGGGCAAACCAGGTAGGCCGGACACCCGTTGATGTTGACGGCGTACTGGCGGGTCCTACCATCGACGCGCTCGCCGCCTTCCAGTCCGCCAGCGGATTGGATGACACCGGCGGCAACGTCAGCCCCGGCGACGTCACTGTGGCGTCGCTCGAACGGGCCCACCTGGAGCACGCAGCGGCGAGCGTGACGTTCTCGGAGATGCAGGAAATCGGTATGGACGGGATGGTCGAGGTCGTCTTCGCAGACGATCCAGATGGGTTTGACCCCGAGGCAGACGTCGAGCCGGATCTGCTGGTAGCGCTCAACAACGAGGCCCAACAATACTTGCAAGATCTTCACGACAGCGTGTGA
- a CDS encoding multicopper oxidase family protein has translation MTIGSLLAADLVIAVLAAAGWLGGGAAAAARRRPLALGLAAFALLATLARAITITVLARAGWWFAAEKVLIAAPLSLAAVVVAGPRLLRGDCSRSRRGVRRAELEWSRADIRSVAVPLLFAGYAESGALLVTVLHGYPASAGAGLLAVAGVVAATAVSWRALGARPSRTVSRAALVVAVTALLTGTGLAAAPSAAPAVPHDHEYRDARTAGEPTRRFTLTAGTATVSVSGRDVAAWAFDGQVPGPELTATVGDVLEVTLRNRDIARGVTLHWHGYDVPNSQDGVPGVTQAAVLPGQEFVYRFRADQAGTYWYHTHSASDVGVRMGLYGVLVVRPAPVTGVDVTVPVHTLAGRPLPAPRTEPVEAGVPVRLRLINTDSTTHRYALAGAPFRVAAIDGSDLHGPTPLVNTAVLIPAGGRYDLVFTAPATPVALFVDGRAVYSTGPVSTETGGWPVLDPLTYGVASPVPWSRFDEEFTLVLDRGLDLRKLLPRYAHTVNGAADPDIPPQVVRLGDVVRFTIVNRSLVVHPWHLHGHHVLVLSRNGMRATGSPLWLDSFDVRPGDIWEVAFPADNPGMWANHCHNLAHADAGMTLHLMYS, from the coding sequence ATGACCATCGGCTCGCTGCTCGCCGCCGACCTCGTGATCGCGGTCCTCGCGGCCGCCGGGTGGCTGGGCGGCGGCGCCGCGGCGGCCGCCCGGCGCCGTCCGCTCGCGCTCGGGCTGGCCGCCTTCGCGCTGCTCGCCACGCTCGCCCGCGCGATCACGATCACCGTGCTCGCCCGCGCCGGCTGGTGGTTCGCGGCGGAGAAGGTCCTCATCGCCGCCCCACTGTCGCTCGCGGCGGTGGTCGTCGCCGGGCCGCGGCTGCTGCGGGGCGACTGCTCCAGGTCGCGGCGCGGCGTCAGACGCGCCGAGCTGGAGTGGTCGAGGGCCGACATCCGGTCCGTCGCGGTCCCGCTTCTCTTCGCCGGGTACGCCGAGAGCGGCGCCCTGCTCGTGACGGTCCTGCACGGCTATCCGGCGTCGGCGGGCGCCGGACTGCTCGCGGTCGCCGGGGTCGTCGCGGCCACCGCCGTCTCGTGGCGGGCCCTCGGCGCGCGCCCGTCGCGGACGGTGTCCCGGGCGGCTCTCGTGGTGGCGGTCACGGCGCTGCTGACCGGAACCGGGCTCGCCGCCGCGCCGAGCGCTGCTCCCGCCGTACCGCATGATCATGAATATCGGGATGCGCGGACCGCGGGCGAACCGACCAGGCGGTTCACCCTGACGGCCGGCACCGCCACGGTGAGCGTGAGCGGCCGTGACGTCGCGGCGTGGGCGTTCGACGGGCAGGTTCCCGGGCCCGAGCTGACCGCCACCGTCGGCGACGTCCTGGAGGTGACCCTGCGCAACCGGGACATCGCGCGGGGCGTCACGCTGCACTGGCACGGGTACGACGTGCCGAACAGTCAGGACGGGGTGCCCGGCGTGACGCAGGCAGCCGTGCTGCCCGGACAGGAGTTCGTCTACCGGTTCCGCGCCGACCAGGCCGGCACGTACTGGTACCACACGCACTCGGCATCCGACGTCGGCGTGCGGATGGGGCTCTACGGGGTCCTGGTGGTGCGCCCGGCGCCGGTGACCGGCGTCGACGTCACGGTGCCGGTGCACACGCTGGCCGGCCGTCCGCTGCCCGCACCCAGGACGGAGCCCGTCGAGGCCGGGGTGCCCGTGCGGCTGCGGCTGATCAACACCGACAGCACGACCCATCGGTACGCCCTGGCCGGGGCCCCGTTCCGGGTCGCCGCCATCGACGGATCCGACCTGCACGGCCCGACGCCGTTGGTGAACACCGCCGTGCTGATCCCGGCCGGGGGCCGCTACGACCTGGTGTTCACCGCGCCCGCCACGCCGGTGGCGCTGTTCGTCGACGGGCGGGCGGTCTACTCGACCGGACCGGTGTCCACGGAAACCGGCGGGTGGCCGGTGCTGGATCCGCTCACCTACGGTGTCGCTTCTCCGGTGCCGTGGTCCCGGTTCGACGAGGAGTTCACCCTCGTCCTCGACCGCGGCCTCGACCTGCGCAAACTGCTTCCCCGGTACGCCCACACCGTCAACGGCGCGGCCGACCCGGACATCCCGCCCCAGGTCGTCCGCCTCGGCGACGTCGTCAGGTTCACCATCGTGAACCGGTCACTGGTGGTGCACCCGTGGCATCTGCACGGCCATCACGTCCTGGTGCTGTCCCGCAACGGAATGCGGGCGACCGGAAGTCCGCTGTGGCTGGATTCCTTCGACGTTCGCCCCGGCGATATCTGGGAGGTGGCTTTCCCGGCCGACAACCCCGGGATGTGGGCCAACCACTGCCACAACCTGGCCCACGCCGACGCCGGGATGACGCTGCACCTGATGTACTCGTGA
- a CDS encoding DUF6220 domain-containing protein, which yields MRKALVAVTTVLLVAFVLQFVFAAVGAFTKPAGEDAFALHSVTGMAVIPVLTLLTALFAVLAKAPGRLVGLAILPLGLVVLQALIAMLANASTDAAGVSTPFGLTIAGLHALNGIVAVHVVVSVHQAARKLARPAPAGAAQAAVREREPA from the coding sequence ATGCGCAAGGCCCTCGTCGCCGTCACCACCGTGCTGCTCGTCGCGTTCGTCCTGCAGTTCGTCTTCGCCGCCGTGGGCGCGTTCACGAAACCCGCGGGCGAGGACGCATTTGCCCTGCACAGCGTCACCGGGATGGCGGTCATCCCCGTCCTCACCCTGCTCACCGCCCTGTTCGCCGTGCTGGCCAAGGCACCGGGCCGGCTCGTCGGGCTGGCGATCCTGCCGCTCGGCCTCGTCGTCCTGCAGGCGCTCATCGCCATGCTCGCGAACGCGTCCACCGACGCGGCGGGCGTCAGCACTCCCTTCGGTCTGACCATCGCCGGGCTGCACGCGCTCAACGGCATCGTCGCGGTGCACGTCGTGGTCAGCGTCCACCAGGCAGCGCGCAAGCTGGCTCGCCCGGCGCCGGCCGGCGCCGCCCAGGCGGCCGTCCGGGAAAGGGAGCCGGCATGA